A genomic window from Triticum urartu cultivar G1812 chromosome 7, Tu2.1, whole genome shotgun sequence includes:
- the LOC125520527 gene encoding uncharacterized protein LOC125520527, translating to MAAAALRGIGAKLSANPEKVTSALLLGSFVALAFRSSEQQGEIDELEARKSSLRAANSAMSSTMWAWREELVKLAAMPSPPITAARLRHIYGEEDLAVPAPKPSGPDAEEEHVPLKIT from the exons atggcggcggcggcgctgcggggGATCGGCGCGAAGCTATCGGCGAACCCGGAGAAGGTGACGAGCGCGCTGCTGCTGGGCTCGTTCGTGGCGCTGGCGTTCCGGTCGTCGGAGCAGCAGGGCGAGATCGACGAGCTGGAGGCCCGCAAGTCCTCCCTCCGCGCCGCCAACTCCGCCATGTCCTCCACCATGTGGGCCTGGAGGGAGGAGCTGGTCAAGCTCGCCGCCATGCCCTCCCCGCCCATcaccgccgcccgcctccgccACATCTACGGCGAGGAGGACCTCGCCGTCCCGGCGCCCAAGCCGTCAG GCCCTGATGCCGAGGAGGAACATGTTCCCCTAAAAATAACATGA